Below is a window of Synechococcus sp. RSCCF101 DNA.
GCCGGTCCGGGGGAGGCCGGCGGGGACACCCTGCTGGTGCTGGTGCACGGCTGGCTCCTCAGCGGCAGGCTGTGGCAGCCCGTGATCGAGCCCCTCAGCCGCCACCGGCGCGTCTGGGCGCCCGATCTGCCGGGCTGCGGCACCGCGCCCCGCCCGGCCGGTCTGCAACCGACCCTGGCGGCCTACGGCCACTGGCTGGCGGCGGAGTCCCGGCGGCGGGCGGCCGGTGCACCGATCGTGCTGATGGGCCATTCCCTCGGCGGCAGCATCGCGCTCCACGCCGCCCGCGACCTCGGCCCCCAGCTGGCGGGGATGGTTCAGCTGGCGGCAGGCGGCGGCGTCTACCAGCCGAGACCCTTCCGCATCCTGCGCCGGGCGGGGCGCTGGGCGGTGCTGGTTCGTCCCACCTCCCTCGGTCGCTGGCCGGCCCTCGATGGCGTGGCCGGTCCGCTGGCCACCGAGCGGCGCACGGCGATGGGTCTGCTGCTCAGCAGCACCACGGAGCGGGCGGTGCGGCAGCTTCCTGAGCTGGTGGGTGCGCTCACGGTGCCGAGCCTCTGGATCTGCGGCAGCCGCGACCGGGTGATGGACCCCCGCTACGTGCGGCATCTGGCCGGCTATGCACCCGGGCATGCCCTGCATGTGCTGGAGGGTGCGGGGCATCTTCCCCTGCGCCGCTCCGGCCCGGAGCTGGTGGCGGTGATCCAGGACTGGCTGGCGGGTCTCGGGCTCTGAGCCGGCCTCAGAGGGAGACCAGGCCGCGCTCCTGCAGGTGGGCCAGCTCCGCGTAGAGGCCCTGGTTGCGGCGCAGCTCCCGGTGGGTGCCGGATTCCACCAGCCGGCCGCACTGCAGCACCAGGATCCGATCGGCCGCCTCAACGGTCGCCAGCCGGTGGGCGATCACGATCGCGGTGCGACGCTCCAGCAGCCGGTCCAGGTCGCGCTGCAGGGTGGCCTCGGTCGAGGGGTCCATGAAGGCTGTGGCCTCGTCCATCACCAGCACCGACGGCCGGCGCACGGCGACCCGGGCCACCGCCAGCAGCTGTCGCTCGCCCGAGGAGAGATTGGCCCCCCGCTCCCGGAGCTCGGTGGCCAGCCCCTGGGGAAGGCGCTGCACGAGCGGATCGAGGCCCAGCTCCCGGCAGAGGTGCTCCAGCTCGCCATCGCTGAGGGGGCTGCTGAGACGCAGATTGTCCGCCACGCTGCCGCTGAACAGGAACGTGTCCTGCAGCACCACCCCGAGCCGCTCGCGCAAGGCGTGCTGGGGCAGATCCCGGATGTCGGTGCCATCGAGCAGGATGCGGCCCTGCTGGGGTTCATACAGGCGGCAGAGCAGCCGGATCACGGTGCTCTTGCCAGACCCGGTGGGCCCCACCAGGGCCACGTGCTCGCCGGGGGCGATCCGGAAGCTGAGGTTCTGCAGGATCGGCTCATCCGGCCGATAGGCAAAGCTCACGTCCTCGAACACCACCTCGCCCGCTGTCGCCATGGGCCTCGGATCGAGGGCGGCATGGGCCGTGGGGCGATCCATGATCTCGATCGGTTCCTCCATCAGTTCACCGATCCGTTCCACGGCGGTCAGGCCGCCCTGGATCTGGGTGAAGCGCTCCGCCATCTGCCGGAGGGGGTTGAACAGACGCTGGGAGTAGAGGATGAAAGTGGTGAGGGTGCCCAGGCCCATGGCGCCGCTGGTGACCATCCAGCCGCCGAGGGAGAGCACCATCGCCACGGCGGCCAGGGCCACCCACTCGATCAGGGCCGAGATGCTGCTGTCGAAGAAGATGGTGCGGTTCACTGCGCTGCGGTACCGCCCGCCCGTGCCGGCGAAGCGCTCGCTGTTGAACGGTTCGCGCCGGAACATCTGAACGACCTCCAGGCCCTGGAGGTTCTCCTGGAAATCGGCGTTGAGCTGGCCCAGCTCCTCCCGCACCCGGTAATTGGCCAGGCGGTAGCGGTGCTGAAGCCAGATCACGGCGACGGTGACGGGAATCTGGGTGGCCAGCAGCAGGGCCCCGAGCCTCAGCTCGATCGAGAGCATGGTGATGGCGATGACCAGCAGCGTCACCAGATCGGCGAGGATCCCCACCGCACCACTGCCGAACACCTCGGCCAGGGCATCCACATCGCTGGTGAGGCGAGTCAGGGTCTTGCCGACGGGCGTGCGGTCGTGGAAGCGGAGCGACAGGCTGAGGGCGTGGCGGAACAGGTCCTCGCGGATGCGGGCGGTGAGGCGCTGTCCCACCGACTGCACGCTGTAGCTCTGGAGCCCGAGCAGGGCGAGGCGCACCAGAACGGTGCCCGAGAGCATCAGCACCAGCAGACGCAGCGCTGCACCGACCGGCCGGTCGCTGAGCCAGCTCACGCCCGATTCACCCCGCAGCACCGAGATCGCCTCGCCGATGAGCCAGGGCTGCAGCGCCGCCGAGAGGGCGACGGGGATCAGCAGCATCAGGGTGAACAGCAGCCGGCGACGGTCCCGACGCAGGTAGGGCACCAGACGGCCCAGGTGGTGGAGGTCGTTGCGGGCCATCAGACGGTGGCGGGGGTGGCGGCGGTGATGCGGTCGGCGATGTCCTGCAGCTCGCCCCGGTCCAGACGCATGGACAGGGGATGACCGATGAGGCGGGCCGTGCTGTGGAAGAGGTCTTCGATCGCCACAAGGCCGTTTTCCCGGAGGGTGCGTCCGGTGGCGACCAGGTCCACGATCGCTTCGGAGATGCCGGTGATCGGCCCGAGCTCCACCGATCCGGTGAGATGAATCACCTCCACCGGCAGATCCATGGCGCTGAAGTGGGCGGTGGCGCAGCGGATGAACTTGCTGGCGATGCGGCAGTGGGCCGGCAGGTCGGCACTGCTGCGGTACCCGCTCTTCTGCTTCACCGCCACTGCCATGCGGCAGCCACCGAACCCCAGATCCACCAGCTGGGAGACGGGCAGCTGGTGTTCCCGCAGCACGTCGTCGCCGACGACGCCGAGCTGGGCCCGTCCGTAGGCCACGTAGACGGGCACATCAGCGTTCCGCACCAGCAGGGCCCGGGCCCTGCCGCAGCGGCTGGGCACCATGAGCTGCCGGTTCTGACCGTCCAGAAGGGCGGAGAAATCCAGTCCCGCCGCGGCGAAGCGACTCACCGAATCGGCCAGCAGCGCTCCCTTGGCGAGGGCTACGGTGATCATTCGCACCTCCGTGGCGTGGCCCTTGTGACGCCATGTGTTCGTGTGGGGACTGTAACGATTCAGACCATCACCAATGGGAACCCCGAGCCGCTCTGTCCGGCAGGCCGACGGTTCCGCCATCGCCACGCAGGTGACGGCGATCTCGATCCTCTCGGGCAATTACGCCTTTGTCCTGCATCCCGCCGGACCCTGCCACGGTCCTTCGGCGCTGGTGGTGGACCCCGGCGAGGCGGGCCCGGTGCGCCGCTGGCTTGAGCAGCGTGGCCTGGAGCTGGCGGGGATCCTGCAGACCCATCACCACCGCGATCACATCGGCGGCAGCCTTGAGCTCAAGCGCCGCTGGCCCGGCGCCACGGTGTGGGCCGCGGAAGCGGATCGCGAGCGCATCCCCTTCCAGGACCGATCCCTGCGCGGCGGCGAGGTTCTGGAGCTGCTCGGCCGCCGCATCCGGGTGATGGCGGTGCCCGGTCACACCCGCTGCCACCTCGCGTATCACGTCGCGCCCGTCAGCGCCTGCGGGGATGGCGATGTCGATGCCGGTGGCGGCGAGCTCTTCTGCGGCGACACCCTCTTCCTCGGTGGCTGCGGCCGTCTGTTCGAGGGCACGCCCGCCCAGATGCACGCCTCCCTGCAGCAGCTGGCGGCGCTCGATGCGCGCACACGGATCTGGTGCGCCCACGAATACACCCTCAGCAACTACCGCTGGGCCGCCAGCGAGCGGCCCGATCACGCGGCCGTGCGCGAGCGGCTGGCCTGGGCCATGGCCTGTGCTGCCGCGGGACGACCCACCGTGCCGGGCCTGCTGGCGGAGGAGCGGCGCAGCAACCTTTTCCTCACCAGCCGCACGCCCGAGGAACTCGGCGCCCTGCGGGCCTCCAAGGATCGCTGGCAGGGCTGAGCCGCCCCGGACCCGAGCGATCGAACGCCTCAGTCCGGGCTGGGATCGGCGGCGGCAACGGCCATCACCGGCAGCGGCTCACCGCCGCAGAACAGCTGGCCCCGGGCGCCCTGGCGCAGGCTCAGATCCCCGCGGCAGCCCCGCGGCAGATCCTCGGAGAGGGGGAGCCGCAGCCGCAGCCGCAGCGCGTCGCAGCGCACCTGGTAGCGCCAGTCCTGACCGAGGAATTCCCGGCCCATCACCTCCGCCCGGCCCTCCCGGCTCGGGGTGAAGGCCACATCCGCCTGGGCGATGAGCACCTCGCTGGAGCCGGCGGCGGGGCCGGCGCCGACGGCCGGCGGCTCCAGCCACTGCATCGGGCCCAGCGGCGTGCTGATCCCTCCGCCGTCTCGCCCGGCCGGCAGCAGATTGCCCTGGAGCACGAAGCGCCCCACGAAGGGGGTGGCCGGCCGGGCGACCAGCTCGTGCGGCGTGGCGCACTGCTGCAGCACACCCTTCTCCAGCACCGCGACACGGTCACAGACGGCCAGGGCCTCCTCGGGGTCGTGGGTGACCAGCAGGCCACTGGTGCCGCATTCCCGCAGCACCCCCTGCAGCTCACTGCGCAGCCGCAGCCGCACCTCCACATCCAGGTTGGAGAAGGGTTCATCCAACAGGAGCACCGCCGGCCTGGGCGCCAGGGCCCGCACCAGGGCCAGCCGCTGGCGCTGACCGCCGGAGAGTTCGTGGGGGTAGCGACGGGCCAGGCCCTCCAGCCCGAGCAGCTCCAGCAGCCAGCGGACCCGATCGCGATCTGCACCCGCCCGCAGCCCGAAGCAGGCGTTGGCCCAGGCATCCAGGTGGGGGAAGAGGGCGTAGTCCTGAAAGACCATCCCCACCCGGCGCCGCTCCGGCGGCAGCCAGCGTCCGGCACCGGCCACATCCCGCCCGGCCATCCGGACCGTTCCCCGGCTGGGGCACTCGAATCCGGCGATCAGGCGCAGGAGTGTGGTCTTGCCGCAGCCTGAGGGCCCGAGCAGGCCCACGAGTTCGCCGGGAGCCAGGTCCAGGCTGAGGCCGGCGATGGTCCAGTCGCCCCCGCTCGTGTAGCGATGCCACAGGTCCTGCACCGTCACGGCCGGCTCAATGACGGAGCCTGGTTCGATGGTGGAGACCTGCTGTGCTGGGGACTGCACCCTCTCCCCTCCTGCGACACTGCGGCAGCCTAGTGGCGTTCTGATGGCCTCCTCCTTCGCTCCGGTGTCCGTGCAGACCGAGAGGGCACCCGCTCCCGTCGGCCCCTACAGCCAGGCGGTGCGGGCCGGTGGCTGGCTGCACTGCTCCGGGCAGATCCCCCTGGATCCGGCCAGCGGTGCCATGGTCGGCGAGGGGGACGTGGAGGCTCAGACGCGCCAGGTGCTGAGCAATCTCACCGCTGTGCTGGCGGCGGCGGGGGCCAGCCCCGACCAGGTGGTGCGCACCACCGTCTTCCTGGTGGACCTGGCGGACTTCGCCCGGGTCAATGCGATCTATGCCGAGGTGTTCCAGGGACCGGTCCCCCCCGCCCGCGCCTGCGTGCAGGTGGCGGCCCTGCCCAAGGGGGCGGCAGTGGAGATCGACTGCGTGGCCTGGCTGGGCAGCGAGCAGGGTTGAGATCGGCTCCCCCAACCGCTTGAGCACGTACGGACATTGTGTCCCCCGCAACGCCTCGAGCTGCATCGCTGCATCACGCTTCAATCGTCGATCCAGTCCGTCCGGCTTCGCCCCATGGCCGCCACCTCACCTGCCCGCAGCCTCCCCTCCTCGAAGCGGGGGGATGTGGTCTCTGTTCTGCAGCTGAGGGACATGGCGGCGGCCCCGTTCATCAGCCAGGGGTGGAGCCGGTTGTATGCCATCAGCACCAGTGAGCGGATCAGCGTGACACTGCTCGATCCGAGTGAACGGCTGCAGCTGACCCTTCAACTGCCCCTGGCGGGCGACAGCACCGACTGGGACCTGTGGCTGGAAGCCTGCGAAGGGGCCCTCCCGGCTGCGATGGGCCAACCGCTTCGCCTCAGCGACATGGTCGATGTGGCGCGCTGGCTGCAGGGGCCCATCCGGCAGATCGAGGAGGTGGCTCTGGCTTCAGGGGCCCAGGTGGTCCTGCACATGGCTGGGTTGGGTCCAGGCAGCTGATGGTCTGGTCTTCCAGTTCAGCGTTGCATTGTTTTGTGACATTCCGTTGCGCCGCCCCGTGCTGTCTCAGCCGAGACATGGGATTGGCCCGATCCCTTCATAGGGTTGGACATCACCTGATGAGGTTGCCGTGGTCAAGGCTCAGGATTCCCCGAATGCCACCGGCACCTCCGGACTCACGATCGGTCAGCTGGAAGCGGGATACCCGCTCTACTGCAAGGCATTGCGGCGACTCCTGCGCGACGGCCGCAGCGATGACCAGATTGCGCGCACGGTCTGCTGGGAGCGTCTGGCGCTGCTCCACCGCTGCCTGCCCGGTCGCTACAAGTGCCCCACCTACCTGATCGTGCTGATGCGGCGCGATCTCACCGCCCTGGCCTGATCGGCCCCGGCCGCCCGTCAGCTGAGGGGCCGGGCCGGATCCAGTCCCTCCAACTCTCCCTGGAAGACCCTGCTGGCGGTGATGTCCTCGGCTTCGATGGTCATCAGGTCGGTGCGGCTCAGTGGGGCGCCCATCCGCTCGAACAGCCGTCGCGCCTGACGCATGCGGGCCCGGTCGATCGCATTGCGTATCGACCGGGCATTGGCGAAGAAGGGCAACTGCATGCGCCGCAGAATGTAGGCCTGGAAGGCATCGCAGGCGGCCTCGCTGAAGCGGTAGTGCTCCGAAGCCAGGATCAGCCGGGCGATGGCCAGCAGTTCGCCGGGCTGATAGTCGGGAAAGTCGATGTGATTGGCCACCCGGGAAGAGAGCCCGGGATTGGATTGATAGAACACATCCATCCGCTCCTTGTAGCCGGCGAAGATCACCACCAGGTCATCCCGCTTCTCCTCCATCACCTGCAGCAGGATCTCGATCGCCTCGGCGCCGTAGTCGCGCTCGTTCTCCGGTCGGTACAGGTAGTAAGCCTCATCGATGAACAGCACGCCGCCCATCGCCTTCTTCAGGATCTCGCGGGTCTTCGGGGCGGTGTGGCCGATGTACTGCCCCACCAGGTCATCGCGCGTGGCGGTGACGACGTGACCTTTCCTCACGTAGCCGAGGCGGTGGAGGATCTGCGACATCCGCCCCGCCACCGTCGTCTTGCCGGTGCCGGGCCGGCCGGTGAAGGACATGTGAAGGCTCGGCGATGCCGACGGCAGTCCCATCTCCGTGCGGGCTCGGGCCACCACCAGCAGGGCGGCGATCTCACGGATCCGGGTCTTCACCGGCCTCAGGCCCACCAGCTCGCGGTCGAGCTGGTCGAGCACCTCCTGAATGCCGGAGGCGTTGTATGACTCCGACAGGGTGATGGTGCTGTCAGGCGGTGAGGGTGTCGATGGCTCCGGCGAAGGATTGGTCGCCGTCTCCAAGGGGTGCGTCATCCGACTCGGGCCTGAGGGTGAGATTCACATAGGTGCGCCCGAAGCTGATGTCGGGGAAGCGCTTGTGCTCCTCGCAGAGGCTGCCGAGCCGATCGAGGAAGTCGCGCGTGGCCTCGTAGCTCTCGAATTCCAGACGCCGCTCCAGGCGTTCCGGTCGCGATCGCTGGGTCCATGGCTGTTCCACCCGCCGGATGCCCCCGTTCACACTGCAGCAATCAACCTACGCCCTGCGCCAGATCGGCAAACAACCCGGGTCGGTCAGGGTCGGTGAGGGCATCGAGCCGGCTGTCGCTCAGGCGGGTGGCCCAGGCTGCGGCATGGGCCCGGTTGGCCTGCCTGGCGTCCGGCGCCTCACTGGTGAGGGGGTGGGGGAACGTGCCCCGGATCGCGGCGTTGGTGACACAGAACATCGCCTTCTGAAAGCTCACGCAGATCTGAACCTTGGCGTCGGCCGCACCGCGGCCATGGCTGAGATACCACTGGTCCAGCGCCGGTGGCAGGTGGCGGTACATGTCCTGCATCAGCAGGCTCGGGGGAATGCCGGCCCCCATGGTCGGCAGTGGATCGGCGTAGAGCGCCCCGTAGCGGAACTCGGCCTGCTCGCTGGGAATCTGCCCCGCCTGGGCGTTGAAGGAGACCGTGCCGAGGAAGGGCATCCCCCGCAGGAACACGGCTTCCACATAGGGAACGGCCACGTCCGCCAGGAAGCGCAGGTCCGCCTCGGCGGGCAGCACCTCGAAGCAGACCCCGTCCAGATGAACGCTGTAGCGGATCGGGTCGGCCGCAGCCGCCACCAGCCCGTCGCGGATCGTGTCCACCGCCGCGTCCACCGAGCGGACCCGGCCCCGGCGATGCCGATCGGCCAGGCTGGCGAACAGATCGCTCATCACGCGCCAGAACAGGCCGAGGGCGTGGGTGGTGGCCGAGGAGCGGATGTATTCCGGCAGGAAGCCGGGGAAGAGGGGATCCAGCAGCCGCACCAGCGGATCCCGCCGGCGGCGATGGGCCACGATCGCCCGGCAGGTCTCCTGGAAGGCCGGCGAGTCGAGATAGGCGTCCAGGCCGCCGGTGCCGTGCCAGAGCATCGCCTTCTGGCAGTATTCGGCGTACTCGAAGTTGATGCGGTCTCCGTTGAGGTGGCGCAGCAACCCCGCCGCCGTGAGCTGGCCGTTGAAGAAGCGCAGGGCCGGCAGCGGATTGAGGAACTGGCGCTGGGCCTGATCGATCAGATTGCGGCTGTAGGCATCGAGCACCACGCCGTAGCTGTCGAGCACCCCCACCACCTGGAGCAGGTGATCGGCGGTGTCATCCACCAGGGTCCGGCCGGCCAGCAGCTGCTCCTGCAGCCGCGCGGCGATCGCCGCGCTCACAGCAGGCCTCCGCTGGCCTGCTGCAGCATCCGGGGCAGCTGGCTCTGGGCCTGGCTGCTGGCTTCGATCAGGCGGGCCAGGGGCTGGGGCAGAAGGCCCAGGATCACGATGGCGGAGGTGAGCACCAGGGCCGGCACCTGGCTGGAGAGGGCCACCACCGGCAGGGTGCGCGTGGGACTGACCAGCTCCGGCGTGAGCCGGCCGAAGAAGGCCCGGTTCACCAGCAGCAGGAAGTACACCGCCGTGAGGCCGCAGCCCACCATGCAGACCAGGGTCGGGATGGGGAAGCGGGCCAGGCTGCCGCGGAAGATGAGGAACTCGGAGATGAAGCCCGACATCCCGGGGATGCCCATGCTGGCCATCACCCCGATCACCATCAGGGACCCCGTCAGGGGCAGGCCGCGCTGGGGATTGAGCAGGCCGCGCAACACGGTGAGATCCCGGCTGCCGGTGACCCGGTAGACCACGCCGACGAGCAGAAACAGCAGGGCCGAGATCAGGCCGTGGCTGAGCATCTGAAACAGGGACCCGCTCAGGCTCACGGGTGTGGCGGCGGCGGCGGCCAGCATCACCGTGCCCATGTGACCGACCGAGCTGTAGGCCACCATCCGCTTCATGTCGGTCTGCACGATGGCGGCCAGCGACCCGAACAGCACCGAGACCGCCGCCCAGCCGGCCAGCACCGGCCCCAGATCGCTCCAGGCTTCTGGGAACAGGCCGAGGCAGAAGCGCAGCAGGCCGTAGGTTCCCAGTTTCAGCAGTACCCCTGCCAGCAGCACCGACACCGGCGTGCTGGCCTCGGTGTGGGCATCCGGCAACCAGGTGTGGAAGGGCACCAGCGGGATCTTGATGGCGAAGCCCAGCAGCAGCGCCAGCATCAGCAGCCGCTGGGTCCCGGGGCTGAGCAGGGCGGCCAGCTGGGGAT
It encodes the following:
- a CDS encoding CO2 hydration protein encodes the protein MSAAIAARLQEQLLAGRTLVDDTADHLLQVVGVLDSYGVVLDAYSRNLIDQAQRQFLNPLPALRFFNGQLTAAGLLRHLNGDRINFEYAEYCQKAMLWHGTGGLDAYLDSPAFQETCRAIVAHRRRRDPLVRLLDPLFPGFLPEYIRSSATTHALGLFWRVMSDLFASLADRHRRGRVRSVDAAVDTIRDGLVAAAADPIRYSVHLDGVCFEVLPAEADLRFLADVAVPYVEAVFLRGMPFLGTVSFNAQAGQIPSEQAEFRYGALYADPLPTMGAGIPPSLLMQDMYRHLPPALDQWYLSHGRGAADAKVQICVSFQKAMFCVTNAAIRGTFPHPLTSEAPDARQANRAHAAAWATRLSDSRLDALTDPDRPGLFADLAQGVG
- the hisG gene encoding ATP phosphoribosyltransferase, which translates into the protein MITVALAKGALLADSVSRFAAAGLDFSALLDGQNRQLMVPSRCGRARALLVRNADVPVYVAYGRAQLGVVGDDVLREHQLPVSQLVDLGFGGCRMAVAVKQKSGYRSSADLPAHCRIASKFIRCATAHFSAMDLPVEVIHLTGSVELGPITGISEAIVDLVATGRTLRENGLVAIEDLFHSTARLIGHPLSMRLDRGELQDIADRITAATPATV
- a CDS encoding ABC transporter ATP-binding protein gives rise to the protein MQSPAQQVSTIEPGSVIEPAVTVQDLWHRYTSGGDWTIAGLSLDLAPGELVGLLGPSGCGKTTLLRLIAGFECPSRGTVRMAGRDVAGAGRWLPPERRRVGMVFQDYALFPHLDAWANACFGLRAGADRDRVRWLLELLGLEGLARRYPHELSGGQRQRLALVRALAPRPAVLLLDEPFSNLDVEVRLRLRSELQGVLRECGTSGLLVTHDPEEALAVCDRVAVLEKGVLQQCATPHELVARPATPFVGRFVLQGNLLPAGRDGGGISTPLGPMQWLEPPAVGAGPAAGSSEVLIAQADVAFTPSREGRAEVMGREFLGQDWRYQVRCDALRLRLRLPLSEDLPRGCRGDLSLRQGARGQLFCGGEPLPVMAVAAADPSPD
- the cbbX gene encoding CbbX protein, with product MTHPLETATNPSPEPSTPSPPDSTITLSESYNASGIQEVLDQLDRELVGLRPVKTRIREIAALLVVARARTEMGLPSASPSLHMSFTGRPGTGKTTVAGRMSQILHRLGYVRKGHVVTATRDDLVGQYIGHTAPKTREILKKAMGGVLFIDEAYYLYRPENERDYGAEAIEILLQVMEEKRDDLVVIFAGYKERMDVFYQSNPGLSSRVANHIDFPDYQPGELLAIARLILASEHYRFSEAACDAFQAYILRRMQLPFFANARSIRNAIDRARMRQARRLFERMGAPLSRTDLMTIEAEDITASRVFQGELEGLDPARPLS
- a CDS encoding NADH-quinone oxidoreductase subunit M, translating into MLSALLLIPLLGALALVLWPGERSPERLQRTAAALLMLQLLWSVRVLLQFDPLDGGMQMVESVVWIERLGLLYRLGVDGLSLPLLLINALLCLVAVVCTGPIQNRPRLYYALLLLISGAVNGAFLAQNLLLFFLFYELELIPLWLLIAIWGGERRAYAATKFLLFTAVSGGLILAAFLGLALTTGSVDFGVHPQLAALLSPGTQRLLMLALLLGFAIKIPLVPFHTWLPDAHTEASTPVSVLLAGVLLKLGTYGLLRFCLGLFPEAWSDLGPVLAGWAAVSVLFGSLAAIVQTDMKRMVAYSSVGHMGTVMLAAAAATPVSLSGSLFQMLSHGLISALLFLLVGVVYRVTGSRDLTVLRGLLNPQRGLPLTGSLMVIGVMASMGIPGMSGFISEFLIFRGSLARFPIPTLVCMVGCGLTAVYFLLLVNRAFFGRLTPELVSPTRTLPVVALSSQVPALVLTSAIVILGLLPQPLARLIEASSQAQSQLPRMLQQASGGLL
- a CDS encoding RidA family protein, yielding MASSFAPVSVQTERAPAPVGPYSQAVRAGGWLHCSGQIPLDPASGAMVGEGDVEAQTRQVLSNLTAVLAAAGASPDQVVRTTVFLVDLADFARVNAIYAEVFQGPVPPARACVQVAALPKGAAVEIDCVAWLGSEQG
- a CDS encoding alpha/beta fold hydrolase, translating into MNGPGDGRSLSTASTLQPSVAAGPGEAGGDTLLVLVHGWLLSGRLWQPVIEPLSRHRRVWAPDLPGCGTAPRPAGLQPTLAAYGHWLAAESRRRAAGAPIVLMGHSLGGSIALHAARDLGPQLAGMVQLAAGGGVYQPRPFRILRRAGRWAVLVRPTSLGRWPALDGVAGPLATERRTAMGLLLSSTTERAVRQLPELVGALTVPSLWICGSRDRVMDPRYVRHLAGYAPGHALHVLEGAGHLPLRRSGPELVAVIQDWLAGLGL
- a CDS encoding ABC transporter ATP-binding protein produces the protein MARNDLHHLGRLVPYLRRDRRRLLFTLMLLIPVALSAALQPWLIGEAISVLRGESGVSWLSDRPVGAALRLLVLMLSGTVLVRLALLGLQSYSVQSVGQRLTARIREDLFRHALSLSLRFHDRTPVGKTLTRLTSDVDALAEVFGSGAVGILADLVTLLVIAITMLSIELRLGALLLATQIPVTVAVIWLQHRYRLANYRVREELGQLNADFQENLQGLEVVQMFRREPFNSERFAGTGGRYRSAVNRTIFFDSSISALIEWVALAAVAMVLSLGGWMVTSGAMGLGTLTTFILYSQRLFNPLRQMAERFTQIQGGLTAVERIGELMEEPIEIMDRPTAHAALDPRPMATAGEVVFEDVSFAYRPDEPILQNLSFRIAPGEHVALVGPTGSGKSTVIRLLCRLYEPQQGRILLDGTDIRDLPQHALRERLGVVLQDTFLFSGSVADNLRLSSPLSDGELEHLCRELGLDPLVQRLPQGLATELRERGANLSSGERQLLAVARVAVRRPSVLVMDEATAFMDPSTEATLQRDLDRLLERRTAIVIAHRLATVEAADRILVLQCGRLVESGTHRELRRNQGLYAELAHLQERGLVSL
- the gloB gene encoding hydroxyacylglutathione hydrolase, with amino-acid sequence MGTPSRSVRQADGSAIATQVTAISILSGNYAFVLHPAGPCHGPSALVVDPGEAGPVRRWLEQRGLELAGILQTHHHRDHIGGSLELKRRWPGATVWAAEADRERIPFQDRSLRGGEVLELLGRRIRVMAVPGHTRCHLAYHVAPVSACGDGDVDAGGGELFCGDTLFLGGCGRLFEGTPAQMHASLQQLAALDARTRIWCAHEYTLSNYRWAASERPDHAAVRERLAWAMACAAAGRPTVPGLLAEERRSNLFLTSRTPEELGALRASKDRWQG
- a CDS encoding 4a-hydroxytetrahydrobiopterin dehydratase, with the translated sequence MEQPWTQRSRPERLERRLEFESYEATRDFLDRLGSLCEEHKRFPDISFGRTYVNLTLRPESDDAPLGDGDQSFAGAIDTLTA
- a CDS encoding DUF3136 domain-containing protein, with translation MVKAQDSPNATGTSGLTIGQLEAGYPLYCKALRRLLRDGRSDDQIARTVCWERLALLHRCLPGRYKCPTYLIVLMRRDLTALA